In the Clostridia bacterium genome, one interval contains:
- a CDS encoding DNA polymerase III subunit alpha: MMKNFVHLHVHTEYSLLDGAGRVEGLVAKAKELGMESVAITDHGVMYGVVDFYKQAKKQGIKPVIGCEVYVAPRTMRDRDPKQDSSQYHLVLLVKDEEGYSNLIKLVSMAFTEGFYYKPRVDMEALRKYSGGLIALSACLAGAIPGRIMDGNYEAAKSAALSYNEIFGEGNFYLELQDHGIKEQSLVNQEVIKLSRETGIPLVATNDVHYVEKEDSVAQDILLCIQTGKTVEDEGRLKFQGQEFYLKTADEMYELFKYIPEALENTIKVADKCSMDFDFGQVHLPSFEVPESYTSDTYIRKLCYDGLEKKYIEISDELRERAEYELSVITKMGYADYYLIVWDYVKFAKDNGIMVGPGRGSGAGSLVAYCLGITNIDPIKYNLIFERFLNPERVSMPDFDVDFCYERRQEVIDYVVGKYGKDRVAQIITFGTMAARAAIRDVGRALNIPYAQVDLIAKKIPFEIGMTIGRALEISAELKTLYEEDESARHLIDMSKAVEGMPRHSSTHAAGVVISKKAVTEYVPLQMNDDVITTQFTMGTLEELGLLKMDFLGLRTLTVIRDTLELMRARGIEVPDIDNMDYDDPGVYKMISQGETYGVFQLESGGMTQCMKELKPNCLEDIIAGISLYRPGAMDQIPKYIRNKHNPDELQYMHPTLEHILDVTYGCIIYQEQVMQIVRDLGGYSMGRSDLVRRAMGKKKADVMAKERENFINGIVDEDGNIIVAGCVRNGIPAQIAADIFDEVAKFAGYGFNKSHAAAYAIIAYQTAWLKYYYPVEFTAALITSFMGSSKKVAEYIQHCKSMGIEVLPPDVNESTVSFTVKENKIRFGLAAVKNVGINAILSIIRARQEKGRFEGLYDFLQKVDYGVINKRTVESLIKCGAFDCFNVYRSRMLAVYEKLMESIQGLKKSNVEGQISFFDTMEDSEDIVGNIYPEINEYPQRNLLAMEKEMLGLYISGHPLEEYKLELEASVTMTTAELTTDTEAEAPETGDNFELDGKRVTMGGIIVSVKQKTTKTNNMMAFVELEDLYGTIEIIIFPKIYERCKNLLIQDTIVLVEGRISQKEEEAAKIICDTVKPIKKYAGKKLYIKINTELQPEIMDKLKRVLCEYKGIQPVILVNEASKTNGKSLVMKADSSIWVDIDDKLLVDLKEVAGSDCVAVK, from the coding sequence ATGATGAAAAACTTTGTTCATCTTCATGTGCATACAGAGTACAGTCTGTTAGATGGAGCAGGCAGGGTAGAAGGCCTTGTTGCAAAAGCTAAAGAGCTGGGCATGGAATCGGTAGCGATTACTGACCATGGTGTTATGTATGGCGTGGTGGATTTTTACAAGCAGGCAAAAAAGCAAGGCATAAAGCCTGTGATAGGCTGTGAGGTATATGTTGCTCCAAGAACAATGCGGGATAGGGACCCAAAGCAAGACAGCAGTCAATATCATCTGGTGCTGCTTGTAAAGGATGAAGAAGGCTACAGTAATCTTATCAAGCTTGTATCCATGGCCTTTACTGAGGGCTTTTACTATAAGCCGAGAGTGGACATGGAAGCACTGCGAAAATATTCAGGGGGACTTATTGCATTAAGCGCCTGCCTTGCAGGAGCAATACCCGGTCGTATAATGGATGGAAACTATGAAGCTGCTAAAAGTGCGGCGTTGTCTTATAATGAGATTTTCGGTGAGGGAAACTTCTATCTGGAGCTTCAGGATCATGGGATAAAGGAACAGTCATTAGTAAACCAGGAGGTCATAAAACTCTCCAGGGAAACAGGAATACCTTTGGTTGCTACAAATGATGTCCACTATGTGGAAAAGGAAGATTCTGTGGCACAGGACATATTGCTGTGCATTCAGACAGGAAAGACAGTTGAAGATGAGGGCAGACTCAAATTTCAGGGGCAGGAGTTCTATTTGAAAACTGCTGATGAGATGTACGAGCTTTTCAAATATATTCCGGAGGCTTTGGAAAATACAATAAAAGTTGCAGATAAATGCAGCATGGACTTTGATTTTGGACAAGTGCATCTGCCGTCTTTTGAGGTTCCTGAAAGTTATACCTCCGATACCTATATCAGGAAGCTTTGCTATGACGGCTTGGAGAAGAAATATATAGAGATATCGGATGAACTTAGGGAAAGAGCGGAATACGAGCTATCTGTCATAACGAAGATGGGGTATGCTGATTATTATCTTATTGTCTGGGATTATGTAAAGTTTGCTAAAGACAACGGTATAATGGTAGGGCCAGGCAGGGGCTCGGGAGCTGGGAGTCTCGTGGCATACTGTCTTGGTATAACAAATATTGACCCGATTAAGTACAATCTTATATTTGAGAGGTTCTTAAATCCTGAAAGGGTAAGCATGCCGGACTTCGACGTTGACTTCTGCTATGAGAGGCGCCAGGAAGTTATTGATTATGTTGTAGGAAAGTATGGTAAGGACAGGGTGGCTCAGATAATTACTTTTGGTACAATGGCTGCAAGGGCTGCCATAAGGGATGTGGGCAGAGCTTTAAACATTCCATATGCACAAGTGGATTTGATTGCAAAGAAGATTCCATTTGAGATTGGGATGACGATAGGCAGGGCGCTGGAGATAAGCGCTGAGTTAAAAACGCTGTATGAAGAGGATGAGAGCGCCAGGCATCTGATTGACATGTCAAAGGCAGTGGAGGGAATGCCAAGACACAGCTCCACCCACGCAGCGGGAGTGGTTATTTCCAAGAAAGCAGTGACGGAATATGTGCCGCTGCAAATGAATGATGATGTAATAACAACTCAGTTCACCATGGGAACCTTGGAAGAGCTGGGACTTTTGAAAATGGACTTTCTGGGGCTCAGAACCCTCACGGTAATAAGAGACACCCTTGAGCTTATGAGGGCAAGGGGAATAGAAGTACCAGACATAGATAATATGGACTATGATGATCCTGGCGTATACAAGATGATATCACAGGGTGAAACCTACGGTGTGTTTCAGCTGGAAAGCGGAGGTATGACACAGTGCATGAAGGAGCTGAAGCCTAATTGCCTGGAGGATATAATAGCCGGAATATCTCTGTATAGACCTGGAGCTATGGATCAGATTCCTAAATATATAAGAAACAAGCACAATCCTGACGAGCTTCAGTATATGCACCCGACCTTGGAGCATATACTGGATGTTACCTACGGCTGCATCATATATCAGGAGCAGGTAATGCAGATAGTGAGGGACTTGGGTGGTTATTCCATGGGCAGATCCGACCTTGTGAGAAGGGCTATGGGAAAAAAGAAGGCCGATGTAATGGCAAAGGAAAGGGAGAACTTCATTAATGGTATAGTTGATGAAGATGGAAATATTATAGTGGCAGGCTGTGTCAGAAATGGCATTCCAGCTCAGATCGCGGCAGATATTTTTGACGAGGTGGCTAAGTTCGCCGGTTATGGCTTCAATAAGTCCCATGCGGCTGCATATGCTATAATCGCTTATCAGACAGCATGGCTCAAGTATTATTATCCGGTTGAATTTACTGCAGCGCTGATAACCAGTTTCATGGGCAGCAGTAAAAAGGTAGCTGAGTATATCCAGCACTGTAAATCAATGGGTATAGAAGTGCTTCCCCCTGATGTGAATGAAAGCACCGTAAGCTTTACCGTAAAAGAGAACAAGATAAGATTTGGGTTGGCAGCTGTAAAAAATGTCGGCATCAATGCAATTCTGTCCATAATTAGAGCAAGGCAGGAAAAGGGTCGGTTTGAGGGACTTTATGATTTCCTGCAGAAAGTTGATTACGGTGTAATAAACAAGAGAACAGTAGAGAGCCTTATAAAGTGCGGCGCTTTTGACTGCTTCAATGTATACAGGAGTCGGATGCTGGCAGTATACGAAAAGCTTATGGAGAGCATACAAGGACTGAAGAAAAGCAATGTGGAAGGCCAGATTTCATTTTTTGATACAATGGAAGATAGTGAGGACATAGTTGGAAATATTTATCCTGAAATAAACGAATACCCGCAGAGAAACCTGCTGGCAATGGAAAAAGAGATGTTGGGGCTGTATATCAGCGGGCATCCTCTTGAAGAATATAAGTTAGAGCTAGAAGCATCAGTCACAATGACTACGGCGGAGCTCACAACCGACACTGAGGCTGAAGCACCGGAGACCGGGGACAACTTTGAGTTGGACGGCAAGAGGGTAACAATGGGGGGCATTATAGTATCTGTGAAGCAGAAGACCACAAAAACCAATAATATGATGGCATTTGTGGAACTGGAAGACTTATATGGAACTATTGAAATAATTATTTTCCCCAAAATATATGAAAGGTGCAAGAATCTGCTTATTCAGGATACAATAGTACTGGTTGAAGGCAGAATCAGCCAGAAGGAAGAGGAAGCTGCAAAAATAATATGTGACACTGTAAAACCTATAAAAAAATATGCGGGCAAGAAGCTTTATATAAAGATCAACACTGAGCTTCAGCCTGAGATAATGGATAAATTGAAAAGAGTACTGTGTGAATATAAAGGTATACAGCCGGTGATTTTAGTAAACGAGGCTAGCAAGACAAATGGGAAAAGCTTGGTAATGAAAGCTGACAGCAGTATTTGGGTTGATATAGATGACAAGCTGCTGGTTGATTTGAAAGAGGTTGCAGGTTCTGATTGCGTAGCGGTCAAGTAA
- the pfkA gene encoding 6-phosphofructokinase: MKNIAVLTSGGDAPGMNAAVRAVVRMGIHKGFDVFGVRKGYRGLINGDFVKMDESSVSDIVHRGGTILQTARSEEFKTEEGQCRAANMAKIFNIEGLVVIGGDGSFAGAKRLSEKGIACIGVPGTIDNDLAYTDYTIGFDTAVNNVLDAINKIRDTSTSHERVSIIEVMGRNSGDIALYAGLAGGAEGIIVPEVKFKLENICKLLVERKNKGKLHSIIILAEGVGDAKQLEKQIMDNIDIEVRATILGYIQRGGNTTAFDRVLASRLGARAVELLAEEKSSRVVGLKNNKIIDMEIGEALSLKKEFQSELYELAADLSSSSV; this comes from the coding sequence ATGAAGAATATTGCAGTATTGACAAGCGGAGGGGACGCACCGGGAATGAATGCCGCTGTACGTGCGGTTGTAAGAATGGGCATACATAAGGGGTTCGATGTCTTTGGGGTGAGAAAAGGTTATAGGGGACTTATTAACGGCGATTTCGTTAAAATGGACGAGTCTTCTGTTTCAGATATAGTACATAGAGGCGGTACCATACTGCAGACAGCAAGAAGCGAGGAGTTCAAGACGGAAGAGGGACAGTGCAGGGCGGCTAATATGGCGAAGATATTTAATATTGAGGGTCTTGTAGTAATAGGAGGGGATGGCTCCTTTGCAGGTGCCAAAAGGCTTTCAGAAAAAGGTATTGCATGTATAGGGGTGCCCGGTACAATTGACAACGATTTAGCCTATACAGACTATACAATTGGCTTTGATACAGCTGTAAACAATGTGCTGGATGCTATAAATAAAATCAGAGACACCTCTACCTCCCACGAAAGGGTCAGTATCATAGAAGTTATGGGTAGGAATTCAGGTGATATAGCCTTGTACGCAGGCTTGGCCGGAGGGGCTGAAGGCATAATTGTACCTGAAGTGAAATTCAAGCTTGAAAATATATGCAAGCTGCTGGTGGAGAGAAAGAACAAGGGCAAACTGCACAGCATCATAATTCTGGCTGAAGGGGTAGGAGACGCAAAACAGCTAGAGAAGCAGATAATGGATAATATTGATATAGAGGTAAGGGCAACTATACTTGGATATATACAAAGAGGCGGAAACACAACTGCCTTTGACAGAGTGCTGGCAAGCAGGCTTGGAGCAAGAGCTGTCGAGCTGTTAGCAGAAGAAAAGTCAAGCAGGGTAGTGGGATTAAAGAATAATAAAATTATAGACATGGAAATCGGAGAAGCCTTAAGTCTGAAAAAGGAGTTTCAGAGTGAGCTTTATGAGCTTGCGGCGGACTTGTCCAGCAGCTCGGTATAA
- a CDS encoding 6-phosphofructokinase: MTTLKGNCLVAQSGGPTSVINASACGVIQEAFKSGEIDKVYGALHGVFGILNEDLFLFNDESPEEIELMKVTPASALGSCRYKLKSIEASEKDYRRIIDVFEAHDIKYFFYIGGNDSMDTANKVSQYARRVGYELRAVGVPKTIDNDLPITDHTPGFGSAAKFIATSIKEVGLDARVYDYPTVTICELMGRNAGWITASSALAKEFEDDAPHFIYLPEVPFSLEKFGEDVKSAIQKYDYAVVAVSEGIRTKEGKYISEMGTPNAIKDAFGHVQLGGASEVLQQYITENVCKKVRIVNYSSIQRCAAHWASLTDNEESFLCGQMAVRYAIEGHTGKMVGMARGKGKEYTCETQLIDLNDVANIEKKIPAEWMNEEGNFVKQPLIDYMRPLIMGEVKIRMENGLPRYARLQKKLIEKKLEKWNVK, encoded by the coding sequence ATGACTACATTAAAGGGAAATTGCTTGGTTGCACAGTCTGGGGGACCAACCTCTGTAATAAATGCAAGCGCTTGCGGGGTTATACAGGAGGCCTTCAAATCGGGGGAGATTGATAAGGTTTATGGTGCGCTCCATGGCGTATTCGGAATACTTAATGAGGACCTTTTTCTATTCAATGACGAATCGCCGGAGGAGATAGAGCTGATGAAGGTTACACCTGCATCTGCCCTTGGATCCTGCAGATATAAGCTGAAATCAATAGAGGCAAGTGAAAAGGATTATAGAAGGATTATAGATGTATTTGAAGCACATGATATAAAATATTTCTTCTATATAGGCGGTAACGACTCGATGGATACGGCGAACAAGGTCAGCCAATACGCCAGGAGAGTTGGATATGAGCTTAGAGCTGTAGGGGTACCCAAGACTATAGATAATGATTTGCCTATTACAGACCATACTCCTGGATTCGGAAGTGCTGCAAAGTTTATTGCAACATCAATAAAAGAGGTTGGCCTCGATGCTAGAGTATATGATTATCCTACAGTTACAATATGCGAGCTGATGGGAAGAAATGCAGGCTGGATTACTGCATCCTCCGCGTTGGCAAAGGAATTTGAAGATGATGCTCCTCATTTCATATATTTGCCGGAAGTACCTTTTTCATTGGAGAAATTCGGCGAAGACGTTAAGTCGGCAATACAGAAATATGACTATGCAGTGGTTGCTGTATCTGAAGGCATCAGGACAAAGGAAGGGAAATATATTTCCGAAATGGGAACTCCAAATGCAATTAAAGACGCCTTCGGACATGTTCAGCTTGGAGGAGCTAGTGAAGTGCTTCAGCAGTACATAACAGAGAATGTATGCAAGAAAGTCAGAATAGTAAATTACAGCAGTATACAGAGATGCGCTGCTCACTGGGCATCCCTCACAGACAATGAGGAAAGCTTCTTGTGCGGTCAAATGGCTGTTAGATACGCTATAGAAGGCCATACTGGCAAGATGGTCGGGATGGCAAGGGGCAAGGGCAAGGAGTACACCTGCGAAACACAGCTTATTGACCTTAATGATGTTGCCAATATAGAGAAGAAGATTCCTGCTGAATGGATGAATGAAGAGGGAAATTTTGTTAAGCAACCGCTAATAGACTATATGAGGCCTTTAATAATGGGGGAAGTCAAGATTCGTATGGAAAATGGACTCCCGAGATATGCAAGACTTCAAAAAAAGCTCATAGAAAAGAAGCTTGAGAAATGGAATGTAAAATAG
- the pyk gene encoding pyruvate kinase, producing the protein MRKTKIVCTIGPVTESEEMIEQLITAGMNVARLNFSHGDHAEHKKRIDAIKKVRERLEIPIAIMLDTKGPEVRLGCFKDGKAELEKGQKFTLTIKDVQGDNAQCSITYKELPREVSIGSRILIADGVIELKVLEKNDTDVICEVVNGGTLGDRKNVNIPGATSKLPAITEKDIADLIFGIENDVDFIAASFIRKATDVLEIRKVLEQNGAKHIKIIAKIENQEGVDNLEDILRVCDGLMVARGDLGVEIPTEEMPMIQKLLIRRTNEMGKPVITATQMLDSMIRNPRPTRAEVTDVANSIIDGTDAIMLSGETAAGKYPIETVRTMSSIAERTERELDYDKSLHSFSGRKITVATAISHSSCTTAFELQAAAIITPTDSGSTPRMVSKFRPKAPIIAATSNKDVMRKLCLSFGVYPVSVPQSDVTDEIIELSVNAAVTAELIKSGDLVVITAGIPSGVAGTTNLIKVHIVGEILAKGIGIGDKSVTGKITVVDDIEKDCHKLQEGDILVTRSTDKDMVPLMEKASAFIVEEGGITSHAAIVGIVLGKPVIVGVEDAMKLLKDGQLVTMDTARGIIYSGVTKVL; encoded by the coding sequence ATGAGGAAAACTAAGATTGTATGTACTATAGGTCCGGTGACCGAAAGCGAAGAAATGATTGAGCAGCTCATCACAGCAGGGATGAATGTTGCAAGACTCAATTTTTCTCATGGAGATCACGCTGAGCATAAGAAAAGGATTGATGCGATTAAGAAGGTCAGAGAGAGGCTTGAAATACCCATTGCAATCATGCTGGATACAAAAGGGCCTGAAGTAAGGCTTGGATGTTTCAAGGATGGAAAAGCAGAGTTGGAGAAGGGCCAGAAATTTACTCTGACAATAAAAGATGTGCAGGGTGACAACGCACAGTGCAGCATAACCTATAAAGAGCTGCCCAGAGAAGTGTCAATCGGCTCAAGAATACTCATAGCAGACGGAGTTATAGAGCTTAAGGTACTGGAGAAAAATGACACTGATGTAATTTGCGAGGTAGTAAACGGTGGCACATTGGGGGACAGGAAAAATGTAAACATACCAGGTGCCACATCAAAACTGCCGGCAATTACAGAGAAGGACATTGCAGACCTTATTTTTGGAATAGAAAATGATGTGGACTTTATCGCTGCGTCTTTCATAAGAAAGGCCACTGATGTGCTGGAGATTAGAAAAGTGCTTGAGCAGAACGGTGCAAAGCATATAAAGATAATTGCAAAGATAGAAAACCAAGAGGGCGTAGACAACCTGGAGGATATTCTCAGAGTATGTGATGGGCTTATGGTTGCAAGAGGAGACCTTGGGGTTGAGATACCTACTGAGGAAATGCCCATGATTCAGAAGCTCCTGATTAGGAGAACCAATGAAATGGGGAAGCCGGTTATAACAGCAACTCAGATGCTGGATTCTATGATAAGAAACCCGCGACCGACACGAGCTGAAGTGACTGACGTAGCGAACTCAATAATTGATGGAACTGATGCGATAATGCTTTCTGGGGAGACTGCAGCCGGCAAATATCCTATAGAAACGGTGCGGACTATGTCGTCAATAGCTGAGAGAACTGAGAGAGAGCTGGACTACGATAAAAGCCTGCATAGTTTTTCTGGAAGAAAAATCACAGTGGCAACTGCCATCAGCCATAGCTCCTGTACGACAGCCTTTGAGCTTCAGGCAGCAGCAATAATAACTCCCACCGATTCGGGCTCTACACCAAGGATGGTATCAAAATTCAGGCCTAAGGCGCCGATAATTGCTGCAACCTCTAACAAAGATGTAATGCGCAAGCTCTGTCTGAGCTTCGGGGTGTATCCCGTAAGTGTGCCCCAATCAGACGTAACAGATGAAATAATTGAGCTCTCGGTAAATGCAGCTGTCACAGCTGAGCTTATAAAGAGCGGAGATCTCGTTGTAATAACTGCAGGGATACCTTCCGGGGTAGCTGGAACTACCAATCTGATAAAGGTTCATATCGTCGGAGAGATATTGGCAAAAGGAATAGGAATAGGCGATAAGTCGGTTACTGGAAAGATAACAGTGGTAGATGATATCGAGAAGGATTGCCATAAGCTCCAGGAAGGCGACATACTGGTTACGAGGTCAACAGACAAGGATATGGTACCGCTGATGGAAAAGGCTTCTGCGTTCATTGTGGAAGAAGGCGGAATAACGTCTCATGCAGCTATTGTAGGTATTGTCCTTGGGAAACCGGTAATTGTCGGTGTAGAAGATGCGATGAAACTCTTGAAAGACGGACAGCTGGTAACCATGGATACGGCACGGGGTATTATATACAGCGGTGTTACAAAGGTTTTATAA
- a CDS encoding thioesterase family protein, whose protein sequence is MKKAQNQKDGEDMHTHDTILRTRYGETDQMGIIYHPNYYIYFEMGRTEFLREATGMSYKEMEEAGVMLPLSETHCKYRSPAVYDDELVVRTSIKGITVARITFTYKLLRNADGVILAEGETMHAFTNLQGRPINLKKTNIVLYEMFNSMVDAD, encoded by the coding sequence ATGAAAAAGGCGCAGAATCAAAAGGATGGTGAGGATATGCATACGCATGATACAATACTTAGGACCAGATATGGTGAGACTGATCAGATGGGGATAATATATCACCCCAATTACTATATATATTTTGAAATGGGCAGGACTGAATTCCTGCGTGAGGCAACCGGCATGTCGTACAAGGAAATGGAGGAGGCTGGAGTAATGCTTCCATTGTCCGAGACTCATTGCAAATACCGTAGTCCTGCAGTATATGACGATGAGCTTGTTGTAAGGACTTCTATAAAGGGAATAACTGTTGCACGAATAACTTTCACATATAAACTATTGAGGAATGCAGATGGGGTTATACTTGCAGAAGGAGAAACAATGCACGCCTTTACTAACCTGCAGGGAAGACCGATAAACTTGAAAAAGACAAATATAGTGCTTTATGAAATGTTCAACAGTATGGTTGACGCTGATTGA
- a CDS encoding sigma 54-interacting transcriptional regulator yields MLGGIYTGYANRSVPDISVTEWESVLDSTQDAIFIDDMNGNTQWINRACEILYEVKREDVIGKSIDALEKSGIFSPSVAKLVFRSKEQATILHSNKSGKKILTTGTPIFGESGNIYKVISTSRDITELVYLRNQLEDFQNKLGELREEQLENIGNFIVKSEKMKEVAYLAKRLAQIDSTVLITGESGVGKGEIAKYIHMSGDRSDMPFVKVNCGAIPEALLESELFGYEYGAFTGSRKQGKLGLFQLAQHGTIFLDEIGELPLNLQVKILHVIQDKEIKMVGGLKDITVDVRIIAATNRDLMSMVKEKKFREDLFYRLNVVPIHIQALRERTEDIIPLTRYFLEKYNKKFNVEKRIDPNTMATLMKYSWPGNVRELENIIERLIIITHDDTILPQNLPNYILNKIDNSLDIAIPSVMSLKDATEEVERQIILNAVKKYKTTREVAKALKVSQPTIVRKMSKYHVHNTDMNLVDQ; encoded by the coding sequence TTGCTGGGAGGGATTTATACGGGGTATGCTAATAGAAGTGTTCCGGATATTAGTGTGACGGAGTGGGAATCTGTATTGGATTCTACACAAGATGCCATTTTTATCGACGACATGAATGGGAATACTCAGTGGATCAATAGAGCCTGTGAAATTCTTTATGAAGTTAAAAGAGAAGATGTTATAGGCAAAAGTATTGATGCTTTGGAAAAGAGCGGTATTTTTTCCCCTTCTGTAGCAAAGTTGGTTTTTAGGAGTAAGGAGCAGGCTACTATATTGCATAGCAATAAGTCGGGGAAAAAAATACTTACTACTGGAACTCCTATATTTGGTGAAAGCGGAAACATATATAAAGTAATAAGTACCTCCCGGGATATCACTGAATTAGTATATTTGAGAAACCAACTGGAGGATTTTCAGAACAAGCTGGGTGAGCTTCGGGAGGAGCAGCTTGAGAACATAGGCAATTTCATAGTCAAAAGTGAGAAGATGAAGGAAGTCGCATATCTTGCCAAGCGGCTGGCTCAAATAGATTCAACCGTTTTGATTACGGGGGAATCCGGTGTAGGTAAAGGGGAAATAGCAAAGTACATACATATGTCTGGTGACAGGAGTGATATGCCATTCGTTAAGGTTAACTGCGGGGCTATACCTGAAGCACTTTTGGAATCAGAGCTTTTCGGGTATGAGTATGGTGCATTCACAGGCTCCAGAAAACAAGGAAAGCTAGGCTTGTTTCAACTGGCTCAGCACGGAACGATATTTCTGGATGAAATTGGGGAGCTTCCTTTGAATCTGCAGGTAAAGATACTGCATGTCATACAAGACAAAGAAATCAAAATGGTTGGAGGATTGAAAGACATCACTGTTGATGTACGAATAATAGCTGCAACCAATCGTGATCTAATGAGCATGGTAAAGGAAAAAAAGTTCAGGGAGGATTTATTCTACAGGCTGAATGTAGTACCTATACATATACAGGCTCTTAGGGAACGGACTGAAGATATTATACCTTTGACAAGGTATTTCCTCGAAAAGTATAATAAAAAATTCAATGTAGAAAAAAGAATTGATCCGAATACCATGGCAACCCTTATGAAATATTCCTGGCCTGGAAATGTGAGAGAGCTGGAGAATATAATCGAAAGGCTGATAATCATCACTCATGATGATACAATTCTGCCGCAGAACCTTCCAAACTATATACTGAACAAAATAGACAATTCCCTGGATATTGCAATCCCCTCAGTTATGAGCCTGAAGGATGCAACCGAGGAAGTGGAAAGACAGATTATTCTAAATGCAGTTAAGAAATATAAGACTACAAGGGAGGTGGCAAAGGCGTTGAAAGTCAGCCAGCCTACCATTGTAAGGAAGATGAGCAAATATCATGTACATAATACAGATATGAATCTAGTAGATCAATAA
- a CDS encoding aldehyde dehydrogenase family protein: MSNVVNLNAAEYVAGLVNRARAAQDAIDNYTQEQVDRLVKAVVWNIVKDGPAQEISRLAVEESGMGNYEGKYNKLMAKGKGCVRDMLGKKSVGVIEIDEEKQIMKIAKAVGVIGALCPCTNPEVTPTVKVASALKGRNAIILAPHPRTKKTNTFIVNLMRETLKKYGAPEDLVIGIEEPTMDISGELMKQCDLIMATGGAPMVKAAYSSGTPAYGVGAGNAVVVVDETADLKDAANKIKSSKTFDFATSCSAENSLIIQQSIYEDFVEALKAEGGYMANAEETEKLQSAVWVDGHLNPKIIAQSAQVIAKVAGISIPGGTTFIMVEETGVGAEHPFSGEKLSVVLALYKYNKFEEAVKMVNDITKYQGMGHSCGIHSFNEEHIMELALKTKVSRMNVRQGHALANTGNWFNGLPFTTSLGCGSWGGNIVSENITWKHLINTTWVSRPFPPVKPTDEELFGDVMND; the protein is encoded by the coding sequence ATGAGCAATGTAGTAAACCTGAATGCAGCAGAATATGTTGCGGGGCTCGTCAATAGGGCCAGAGCGGCACAGGATGCGATTGACAACTACACACAGGAGCAGGTAGACAGGTTGGTCAAAGCGGTAGTGTGGAATATTGTAAAGGATGGACCTGCGCAGGAAATTTCCAGGCTGGCGGTAGAAGAATCGGGCATGGGCAATTATGAAGGAAAATACAACAAGCTTATGGCTAAAGGAAAAGGCTGTGTCCGAGATATGCTCGGTAAGAAATCTGTGGGTGTTATAGAAATTGATGAAGAAAAACAGATAATGAAAATAGCAAAGGCAGTAGGCGTTATAGGTGCACTTTGTCCATGTACGAATCCGGAAGTTACACCTACAGTCAAGGTTGCCAGCGCATTGAAGGGAAGAAATGCAATAATCCTTGCGCCGCATCCGCGTACTAAAAAGACAAATACATTTATCGTAAATTTAATGAGAGAAACCTTAAAAAAATACGGAGCGCCTGAGGATCTGGTAATAGGGATAGAAGAGCCGACAATGGATATAAGCGGAGAGCTCATGAAGCAATGTGACCTAATAATGGCAACAGGGGGAGCGCCGATGGTAAAGGCTGCATATTCATCTGGAACACCGGCATATGGCGTAGGTGCGGGTAATGCTGTAGTGGTGGTAGATGAGACAGCAGACCTCAAGGACGCTGCAAACAAAATAAAGAGCAGTAAGACTTTTGACTTTGCAACCAGCTGTTCGGCAGAAAACTCACTGATTATACAGCAGAGCATATACGAAGATTTCGTCGAAGCCCTTAAAGCTGAAGGCGGCTATATGGCAAATGCTGAAGAGACGGAAAAGCTGCAGAGCGCAGTATGGGTGGATGGACATTTGAATCCTAAGATAATCGCACAGTCAGCCCAAGTCATAGCAAAGGTTGCGGGTATAAGCATTCCTGGTGGCACGACCTTTATAATGGTAGAGGAAACAGGCGTAGGCGCAGAGCATCCTTTCTCGGGTGAAAAGCTATCAGTAGTCCTGGCGCTGTATAAATACAACAAGTTCGAAGAAGCAGTAAAAATGGTGAATGATATAACCAAATATCAGGGTATGGGCCATTCCTGCGGAATCCACTCCTTCAATGAGGAGCATATAATGGAGCTTGCGCTTAAAACAAAAGTAAGCCGTATGAATGTACGTCAGGGTCATGCCCTTGCAAATACAGGCAACTGGTTCAACGGGCTCCCGTTTACAACAAGTCTCGGCTGTGGATCCTGGGGAGGGAATATTGTATCTGAGAATATCACCTGGAAGCATCTAATTAATACTACCTGGGTTTCAAGACCCTTCCCGCCGGTCAAACCTACTGATGAAGAATTGTTCGGAGATGTAATGAACGACTAA